The following coding sequences lie in one Syngnathoides biaculeatus isolate LvHL_M chromosome 16, ASM1980259v1, whole genome shotgun sequence genomic window:
- the tom1 gene encoding target of Myb protein 1 isoform X4, whose product MEFLLGNPFSTPVGQRIEIATSSSLPSEDWSLNMEICDMINTSEEGPKDAVRAIKKRIVGNKNFKEIMLALTVLETCVKNCGYRFHILVTTRDFIEGVLVRSIIPRNNPPLIVHDRVLSIIQAWADAFRSSPDLTGVVSVYEDLRRKGLEFPMTELDGYPSVQAPKRVGALKAELGVVRSNLTMMSDMMTQLDPVTVKQAAMELLELYTVCKDMQDRIVKIVPRLSEEKLIEELLATNDEMNTTFSRYQRFERQLKNGPNTTQQSHTYVNLTDLDMSPSAAASVTNGGSLSQSKEDGLSRQMARLNTREGDDVDALLQKGNVSIQRGSEQRDFGLDGLAQAQDNTMQNSNADYSPASSHSSSPKLDWMIKRGMIPVKQSNVMDDIEKWLELDDEYDDFEDSDGVTSEEFDRFLAQRAKAAERLPSVRQSSQEANHSES is encoded by the exons ATGGAGTTTTTACTGGGGAACCCGTTCAGCACGCCGGTGGGACAGCGGATCG AGATTGCAACCAGCTCTAGTTTGCCATCAGAAGATTGGTCACTAAACATGGAGATCTGTGATATGATCAACACGTCCGAGGAAgg ACCTAAAGATGCAGTCAGAGCCATAAAGAAAAGGATTGTGGGGAACAAAAACTTCAAGGAGATCATGCTAGCACTCACC GTGCTCGAGACCTGTGTGAAGAACTGCGGCTACAGATTTCACATCCTAGTGACCACAAGGGATTTTATCGAGGGAGTCCTGGTGCGTTCTATCATCCCGAGGAACAACCCTCCTCTGATCGTACACGACCGAGTGCTCAGCATCATACAG GCGTGGGCCGACGCATTCCGGAGCTCGCCCGACCTGACAGGTGTGGTGTCAGTCTATGAAGACCTGCGCAGGAAAGGGCTTGAGTTCCCTATGACGGAATTGGACGGCTATCCATCGGTCCAAGCCCCCAAAAGG GTGGGAGCCCTAAAAGCAGAGCTGGGAGTGGTGCGGAGCAACCTCACAATGATGTCTGACATGATGACTCAACTGGATCCCGTCACGGTAAAACAAGCTGCCATGGAGTTGCTGGAG TTATACACAGTATGTAAGGATATGCAGGACAGGATAGTGAAGATTGTCCCCAGGCTTAGTGAGGAGAAGCTGATTGAAGAGTTACTTGCAACCAATGACGAGATGAACACCACCTTCTCGCGTTATCAAAG gtttgaaaGACAACTAAAAAATGGtccaaacacaacacaacag AGCCATACATATGTAAACCTAACAGACCTCGACATGAGCCCATCAGCAGCTGCATCAGTCACCAATGGAGGCTCGCTGAGCCAATCAAAAGAGGACGGTTTATCCAGACAGATGGCACGGCTCA ATACAAGGGAAGGAGATGATGTGGATGCACTTTTACAGAAAGGAAATGTCTCAATTCAAAGAGGAAG TGAGCAGAGAGACTTTGGACTGGATGGCCTTGCACAAGCTCAGGACAACACCATGCAAAACTCCAACGCG GATTACAGCCCAGCCTCCTCCCACAGCTCCTCACCAAAGTTAGACTGGATGATTAAAAGGGGAATG aTTCCTGTCAAGCAGTCCAATGTAATGGATGATATAGAGAAATGGCTTGAACTGGATGACGAG TATGATGACTTTGAGGACTCTGATGGTGTCACAAGCGAAG aatttgacagGTTCTTGGCACAAAGAGCAAAAGCAGCCGAGCGGCTGCCTTCAGTGCGGCAGTCTTCCCAGGAAGCCAACCACTCCGAATCTTGA
- the tom1 gene encoding target of Myb protein 1 isoform X5 → MEFLLGNPFSTPVGQRIEIATSSSLPSEDWSLNMEICDMINTSEEGPKDAVRAIKKRIVGNKNFKEIMLALTVLETCVKNCGYRFHILVTTRDFIEGVLVRSIIPRNNPPLIVHDRVLSIIQAWADAFRSSPDLTGVVSVYEDLRRKGLEFPMTELDGYPSVQAPKRQTSSRNGPAVATLPAALLSSKPPLIPPQTLELKQCLDGSDAFTPNQVGALKAELGVVRSNLTMMSDMMTQLDPVTVKQAAMELLEQLYTVCKDMQDRIVKIVPRLSEEKLIEELLATNDEMNTTFSRYQRFERQLKNGPNTTQQSHTYVNLTDLDMSPSAAASVTNGGSLSQSKEDGLSRQMARLNTREGDDVDALLQKGNVSIQRGSEQRDFGLDGLAQAQDNTMQNSNADYSPASSHSSSPKLDWMIKRGMIPVKQSNVMDDIEKWLELDDEYDDFEDSDGVTSEEFDRFLAQRAKAAERLPSVRQSSQEANHSES, encoded by the exons ATGGAGTTTTTACTGGGGAACCCGTTCAGCACGCCGGTGGGACAGCGGATCG AGATTGCAACCAGCTCTAGTTTGCCATCAGAAGATTGGTCACTAAACATGGAGATCTGTGATATGATCAACACGTCCGAGGAAgg ACCTAAAGATGCAGTCAGAGCCATAAAGAAAAGGATTGTGGGGAACAAAAACTTCAAGGAGATCATGCTAGCACTCACC GTGCTCGAGACCTGTGTGAAGAACTGCGGCTACAGATTTCACATCCTAGTGACCACAAGGGATTTTATCGAGGGAGTCCTGGTGCGTTCTATCATCCCGAGGAACAACCCTCCTCTGATCGTACACGACCGAGTGCTCAGCATCATACAG GCGTGGGCCGACGCATTCCGGAGCTCGCCCGACCTGACAGGTGTGGTGTCAGTCTATGAAGACCTGCGCAGGAAAGGGCTTGAGTTCCCTATGACGGAATTGGACGGCTATCCATCGGTCCAAGCCCCCAAAAGG CAGACCTCGTCTCGGAACGGGCCTGCGGTTGCTACTCTCCCCGCTGCGCTGCTGTCTTCCAAACCTCCCCTAATCCCACCCCAGACCCTTGAGCTAAAACAGTGTCTGGATGGAAGTGATGCCTTCACTCCCAACCAG GTGGGAGCCCTAAAAGCAGAGCTGGGAGTGGTGCGGAGCAACCTCACAATGATGTCTGACATGATGACTCAACTGGATCCCGTCACGGTAAAACAAGCTGCCATGGAGTTGCTGGAG CAGTTATACACAGTATGTAAGGATATGCAGGACAGGATAGTGAAGATTGTCCCCAGGCTTAGTGAGGAGAAGCTGATTGAAGAGTTACTTGCAACCAATGACGAGATGAACACCACCTTCTCGCGTTATCAAAG gtttgaaaGACAACTAAAAAATGGtccaaacacaacacaacag AGCCATACATATGTAAACCTAACAGACCTCGACATGAGCCCATCAGCAGCTGCATCAGTCACCAATGGAGGCTCGCTGAGCCAATCAAAAGAGGACGGTTTATCCAGACAGATGGCACGGCTCA ATACAAGGGAAGGAGATGATGTGGATGCACTTTTACAGAAAGGAAATGTCTCAATTCAAAGAGGAAG TGAGCAGAGAGACTTTGGACTGGATGGCCTTGCACAAGCTCAGGACAACACCATGCAAAACTCCAACGCG GATTACAGCCCAGCCTCCTCCCACAGCTCCTCACCAAAGTTAGACTGGATGATTAAAAGGGGAATG aTTCCTGTCAAGCAGTCCAATGTAATGGATGATATAGAGAAATGGCTTGAACTGGATGACGAG TATGATGACTTTGAGGACTCTGATGGTGTCACAAGCGAAG aatttgacagGTTCTTGGCACAAAGAGCAAAAGCAGCCGAGCGGCTGCCTTCAGTGCGGCAGTCTTCCCAGGAAGCCAACCACTCCGAATCTTGA
- the tom1 gene encoding target of Myb protein 1 isoform X2, which yields MEFLLGNPFSTPVGQRIEIATSSSLPSEDWSLNMEICDMINTSEEGPKDAVRAIKKRIVGNKNFKEIMLALTVLETCVKNCGYRFHILVTTRDFIEGVLVRSIIPRNNPPLIVHDRVLSIIQAWADAFRSSPDLTGVVSVYEDLRRKGLEFPMTELDGYPSVQAPKRQTSSRNGPAVATLPAALLSSKPPLIPPQTLELKQCLDGSDAFTPNQVGALKAELGVVRSNLTMMSDMMTQLDPVTVKQAAMELLEQLYTVCKDMQDRIVKIVPRLSEEKLIEELLATNDEMNTTFSRYQRFERQLKNGPNTTQQSHTYVNLTDLDMSPSAAASVTNGGSLSQSKEDGLSRQMARLNTREGDDVDALLQKGNVSIQRGSEQRDFGLDGLAQAQDNTMQNSNAIPVKQSNVMDDIEKWLELDDEYDDFEDSDGVTSEEFDRFLAQRAKAAERLPSVRQSSQEANHSES from the exons ATGGAGTTTTTACTGGGGAACCCGTTCAGCACGCCGGTGGGACAGCGGATCG AGATTGCAACCAGCTCTAGTTTGCCATCAGAAGATTGGTCACTAAACATGGAGATCTGTGATATGATCAACACGTCCGAGGAAgg ACCTAAAGATGCAGTCAGAGCCATAAAGAAAAGGATTGTGGGGAACAAAAACTTCAAGGAGATCATGCTAGCACTCACC GTGCTCGAGACCTGTGTGAAGAACTGCGGCTACAGATTTCACATCCTAGTGACCACAAGGGATTTTATCGAGGGAGTCCTGGTGCGTTCTATCATCCCGAGGAACAACCCTCCTCTGATCGTACACGACCGAGTGCTCAGCATCATACAG GCGTGGGCCGACGCATTCCGGAGCTCGCCCGACCTGACAGGTGTGGTGTCAGTCTATGAAGACCTGCGCAGGAAAGGGCTTGAGTTCCCTATGACGGAATTGGACGGCTATCCATCGGTCCAAGCCCCCAAAAGG CAGACCTCGTCTCGGAACGGGCCTGCGGTTGCTACTCTCCCCGCTGCGCTGCTGTCTTCCAAACCTCCCCTAATCCCACCCCAGACCCTTGAGCTAAAACAGTGTCTGGATGGAAGTGATGCCTTCACTCCCAACCAG GTGGGAGCCCTAAAAGCAGAGCTGGGAGTGGTGCGGAGCAACCTCACAATGATGTCTGACATGATGACTCAACTGGATCCCGTCACGGTAAAACAAGCTGCCATGGAGTTGCTGGAG CAGTTATACACAGTATGTAAGGATATGCAGGACAGGATAGTGAAGATTGTCCCCAGGCTTAGTGAGGAGAAGCTGATTGAAGAGTTACTTGCAACCAATGACGAGATGAACACCACCTTCTCGCGTTATCAAAG gtttgaaaGACAACTAAAAAATGGtccaaacacaacacaacag AGCCATACATATGTAAACCTAACAGACCTCGACATGAGCCCATCAGCAGCTGCATCAGTCACCAATGGAGGCTCGCTGAGCCAATCAAAAGAGGACGGTTTATCCAGACAGATGGCACGGCTCA ATACAAGGGAAGGAGATGATGTGGATGCACTTTTACAGAAAGGAAATGTCTCAATTCAAAGAGGAAG TGAGCAGAGAGACTTTGGACTGGATGGCCTTGCACAAGCTCAGGACAACACCATGCAAAACTCCAACGCG aTTCCTGTCAAGCAGTCCAATGTAATGGATGATATAGAGAAATGGCTTGAACTGGATGACGAG TATGATGACTTTGAGGACTCTGATGGTGTCACAAGCGAAG aatttgacagGTTCTTGGCACAAAGAGCAAAAGCAGCCGAGCGGCTGCCTTCAGTGCGGCAGTCTTCCCAGGAAGCCAACCACTCCGAATCTTGA
- the tom1 gene encoding target of Myb protein 1 isoform X6, producing MEFLLGNPFSTPVGQRIEIATSSSLPSEDWSLNMEICDMINTSEEGPKDAVRAIKKRIVGNKNFKEIMLALTVLETCVKNCGYRFHILVTTRDFIEGVLVRSIIPRNNPPLIVHDRVLSIIQAWADAFRSSPDLTGVVSVYEDLRRKGLEFPMTELDGYPSVQAPKRTSSRNGPAVATLPAALLSSKPPLIPPQTLELKQCLDGSDAFTPNQVGALKAELGVVRSNLTMMSDMMTQLDPVTVKQAAMELLEQLYTVCKDMQDRIVKIVPRLSEEKLIEELLATNDEMNTTFSRYQRFERQLKNGPNTTQQSHTYVNLTDLDMSPSAAASVTNGGSLSQSKEDGLSRQMARLNTREGDDVDALLQKGNVSIQRGSEQRDFGLDGLAQAQDNTMQNSNADYSPASSHSSSPKLDWMIKRGMIPVKQSNVMDDIEKWLELDDEYDDFEDSDGVTSEEFDRFLAQRAKAAERLPSVRQSSQEANHSES from the exons ATGGAGTTTTTACTGGGGAACCCGTTCAGCACGCCGGTGGGACAGCGGATCG AGATTGCAACCAGCTCTAGTTTGCCATCAGAAGATTGGTCACTAAACATGGAGATCTGTGATATGATCAACACGTCCGAGGAAgg ACCTAAAGATGCAGTCAGAGCCATAAAGAAAAGGATTGTGGGGAACAAAAACTTCAAGGAGATCATGCTAGCACTCACC GTGCTCGAGACCTGTGTGAAGAACTGCGGCTACAGATTTCACATCCTAGTGACCACAAGGGATTTTATCGAGGGAGTCCTGGTGCGTTCTATCATCCCGAGGAACAACCCTCCTCTGATCGTACACGACCGAGTGCTCAGCATCATACAG GCGTGGGCCGACGCATTCCGGAGCTCGCCCGACCTGACAGGTGTGGTGTCAGTCTATGAAGACCTGCGCAGGAAAGGGCTTGAGTTCCCTATGACGGAATTGGACGGCTATCCATCGGTCCAAGCCCCCAAAAGG ACCTCGTCTCGGAACGGGCCTGCGGTTGCTACTCTCCCCGCTGCGCTGCTGTCTTCCAAACCTCCCCTAATCCCACCCCAGACCCTTGAGCTAAAACAGTGTCTGGATGGAAGTGATGCCTTCACTCCCAACCAG GTGGGAGCCCTAAAAGCAGAGCTGGGAGTGGTGCGGAGCAACCTCACAATGATGTCTGACATGATGACTCAACTGGATCCCGTCACGGTAAAACAAGCTGCCATGGAGTTGCTGGAG CAGTTATACACAGTATGTAAGGATATGCAGGACAGGATAGTGAAGATTGTCCCCAGGCTTAGTGAGGAGAAGCTGATTGAAGAGTTACTTGCAACCAATGACGAGATGAACACCACCTTCTCGCGTTATCAAAG gtttgaaaGACAACTAAAAAATGGtccaaacacaacacaacag AGCCATACATATGTAAACCTAACAGACCTCGACATGAGCCCATCAGCAGCTGCATCAGTCACCAATGGAGGCTCGCTGAGCCAATCAAAAGAGGACGGTTTATCCAGACAGATGGCACGGCTCA ATACAAGGGAAGGAGATGATGTGGATGCACTTTTACAGAAAGGAAATGTCTCAATTCAAAGAGGAAG TGAGCAGAGAGACTTTGGACTGGATGGCCTTGCACAAGCTCAGGACAACACCATGCAAAACTCCAACGCG GATTACAGCCCAGCCTCCTCCCACAGCTCCTCACCAAAGTTAGACTGGATGATTAAAAGGGGAATG aTTCCTGTCAAGCAGTCCAATGTAATGGATGATATAGAGAAATGGCTTGAACTGGATGACGAG TATGATGACTTTGAGGACTCTGATGGTGTCACAAGCGAAG aatttgacagGTTCTTGGCACAAAGAGCAAAAGCAGCCGAGCGGCTGCCTTCAGTGCGGCAGTCTTCCCAGGAAGCCAACCACTCCGAATCTTGA
- the tom1 gene encoding target of Myb protein 1 isoform X3 has product MEFLLGNPFSTPVGQRIEIATSSSLPSEDWSLNMEICDMINTSEEGPKDAVRAIKKRIVGNKNFKEIMLALTVLETCVKNCGYRFHILVTTRDFIEGVLVRSIIPRNNPPLIVHDRVLSIIQAWADAFRSSPDLTGVVSVYEDLRRKGLEFPMTELDGYPSVQAPKRVGALKAELGVVRSNLTMMSDMMTQLDPVTVKQAAMELLEQLYTVCKDMQDRIVKIVPRLSEEKLIEELLATNDEMNTTFSRYQRFERQLKNGPNTTQQSHTYVNLTDLDMSPSAAASVTNGGSLSQSKEDGLSRQMARLNTREGDDVDALLQKGNVSIQRGSEQRDFGLDGLAQAQDNTMQNSNADYSPASSHSSSPKLDWMIKRGMIPVKQSNVMDDIEKWLELDDEYDDFEDSDGVTSEEFDRFLAQRAKAAERLPSVRQSSQEANHSES; this is encoded by the exons ATGGAGTTTTTACTGGGGAACCCGTTCAGCACGCCGGTGGGACAGCGGATCG AGATTGCAACCAGCTCTAGTTTGCCATCAGAAGATTGGTCACTAAACATGGAGATCTGTGATATGATCAACACGTCCGAGGAAgg ACCTAAAGATGCAGTCAGAGCCATAAAGAAAAGGATTGTGGGGAACAAAAACTTCAAGGAGATCATGCTAGCACTCACC GTGCTCGAGACCTGTGTGAAGAACTGCGGCTACAGATTTCACATCCTAGTGACCACAAGGGATTTTATCGAGGGAGTCCTGGTGCGTTCTATCATCCCGAGGAACAACCCTCCTCTGATCGTACACGACCGAGTGCTCAGCATCATACAG GCGTGGGCCGACGCATTCCGGAGCTCGCCCGACCTGACAGGTGTGGTGTCAGTCTATGAAGACCTGCGCAGGAAAGGGCTTGAGTTCCCTATGACGGAATTGGACGGCTATCCATCGGTCCAAGCCCCCAAAAGG GTGGGAGCCCTAAAAGCAGAGCTGGGAGTGGTGCGGAGCAACCTCACAATGATGTCTGACATGATGACTCAACTGGATCCCGTCACGGTAAAACAAGCTGCCATGGAGTTGCTGGAG CAGTTATACACAGTATGTAAGGATATGCAGGACAGGATAGTGAAGATTGTCCCCAGGCTTAGTGAGGAGAAGCTGATTGAAGAGTTACTTGCAACCAATGACGAGATGAACACCACCTTCTCGCGTTATCAAAG gtttgaaaGACAACTAAAAAATGGtccaaacacaacacaacag AGCCATACATATGTAAACCTAACAGACCTCGACATGAGCCCATCAGCAGCTGCATCAGTCACCAATGGAGGCTCGCTGAGCCAATCAAAAGAGGACGGTTTATCCAGACAGATGGCACGGCTCA ATACAAGGGAAGGAGATGATGTGGATGCACTTTTACAGAAAGGAAATGTCTCAATTCAAAGAGGAAG TGAGCAGAGAGACTTTGGACTGGATGGCCTTGCACAAGCTCAGGACAACACCATGCAAAACTCCAACGCG GATTACAGCCCAGCCTCCTCCCACAGCTCCTCACCAAAGTTAGACTGGATGATTAAAAGGGGAATG aTTCCTGTCAAGCAGTCCAATGTAATGGATGATATAGAGAAATGGCTTGAACTGGATGACGAG TATGATGACTTTGAGGACTCTGATGGTGTCACAAGCGAAG aatttgacagGTTCTTGGCACAAAGAGCAAAAGCAGCCGAGCGGCTGCCTTCAGTGCGGCAGTCTTCCCAGGAAGCCAACCACTCCGAATCTTGA
- the tom1 gene encoding target of Myb protein 1 isoform X1: MEFLLGNPFSTPVGQRIEIATSSSLPSEDWSLNMEICDMINTSEEGPKDAVRAIKKRIVGNKNFKEIMLALTVLETCVKNCGYRFHILVTTRDFIEGVLVRSIIPRNNPPLIVHDRVLSIIQAWADAFRSSPDLTGVVSVYEDLRRKGLEFPMTELDGYPSVQAPKRQTSSRNGPAVATLPAALLSSKPPLIPPQTLELKQCLDGSDAFTPNQVGALKAELGVVRSNLTMMSDMMTQLDPVTVKQAAMELLELYTVCKDMQDRIVKIVPRLSEEKLIEELLATNDEMNTTFSRYQRFERQLKNGPNTTQQSHTYVNLTDLDMSPSAAASVTNGGSLSQSKEDGLSRQMARLNTREGDDVDALLQKGNVSIQRGSEQRDFGLDGLAQAQDNTMQNSNADYSPASSHSSSPKLDWMIKRGMIPVKQSNVMDDIEKWLELDDEYDDFEDSDGVTSEEFDRFLAQRAKAAERLPSVRQSSQEANHSES, encoded by the exons ATGGAGTTTTTACTGGGGAACCCGTTCAGCACGCCGGTGGGACAGCGGATCG AGATTGCAACCAGCTCTAGTTTGCCATCAGAAGATTGGTCACTAAACATGGAGATCTGTGATATGATCAACACGTCCGAGGAAgg ACCTAAAGATGCAGTCAGAGCCATAAAGAAAAGGATTGTGGGGAACAAAAACTTCAAGGAGATCATGCTAGCACTCACC GTGCTCGAGACCTGTGTGAAGAACTGCGGCTACAGATTTCACATCCTAGTGACCACAAGGGATTTTATCGAGGGAGTCCTGGTGCGTTCTATCATCCCGAGGAACAACCCTCCTCTGATCGTACACGACCGAGTGCTCAGCATCATACAG GCGTGGGCCGACGCATTCCGGAGCTCGCCCGACCTGACAGGTGTGGTGTCAGTCTATGAAGACCTGCGCAGGAAAGGGCTTGAGTTCCCTATGACGGAATTGGACGGCTATCCATCGGTCCAAGCCCCCAAAAGG CAGACCTCGTCTCGGAACGGGCCTGCGGTTGCTACTCTCCCCGCTGCGCTGCTGTCTTCCAAACCTCCCCTAATCCCACCCCAGACCCTTGAGCTAAAACAGTGTCTGGATGGAAGTGATGCCTTCACTCCCAACCAG GTGGGAGCCCTAAAAGCAGAGCTGGGAGTGGTGCGGAGCAACCTCACAATGATGTCTGACATGATGACTCAACTGGATCCCGTCACGGTAAAACAAGCTGCCATGGAGTTGCTGGAG TTATACACAGTATGTAAGGATATGCAGGACAGGATAGTGAAGATTGTCCCCAGGCTTAGTGAGGAGAAGCTGATTGAAGAGTTACTTGCAACCAATGACGAGATGAACACCACCTTCTCGCGTTATCAAAG gtttgaaaGACAACTAAAAAATGGtccaaacacaacacaacag AGCCATACATATGTAAACCTAACAGACCTCGACATGAGCCCATCAGCAGCTGCATCAGTCACCAATGGAGGCTCGCTGAGCCAATCAAAAGAGGACGGTTTATCCAGACAGATGGCACGGCTCA ATACAAGGGAAGGAGATGATGTGGATGCACTTTTACAGAAAGGAAATGTCTCAATTCAAAGAGGAAG TGAGCAGAGAGACTTTGGACTGGATGGCCTTGCACAAGCTCAGGACAACACCATGCAAAACTCCAACGCG GATTACAGCCCAGCCTCCTCCCACAGCTCCTCACCAAAGTTAGACTGGATGATTAAAAGGGGAATG aTTCCTGTCAAGCAGTCCAATGTAATGGATGATATAGAGAAATGGCTTGAACTGGATGACGAG TATGATGACTTTGAGGACTCTGATGGTGTCACAAGCGAAG aatttgacagGTTCTTGGCACAAAGAGCAAAAGCAGCCGAGCGGCTGCCTTCAGTGCGGCAGTCTTCCCAGGAAGCCAACCACTCCGAATCTTGA
- the gcat gene encoding 2-amino-3-ketobutyrate coenzyme A ligase, mitochondrial: MSLCKVSWTLLNPLRGVLRPSASAGSRTYAAVAEARAVLNGELESIRAAGTWKAERIITSKQGPHINVDGSRGSILNFCANNYLGLSSHPEVVQAGIDALKTYGAGLSSVRFICGTQDLHKNLEQKLAEFHEREDCILYASCFDANAGLFEVILGPDDAVLSDELNHASIIDGIRLCRAKRLRYKHMDLEDLENKLKESQSSRMRLVVTDGVFSMDGDVAPLTGICDLAEQYGAMVFIDECHATGFLGPRGRGTDELLGVMDRVHIVNSTLGKALGGAAGGYTVGPKPLIDLLRQRSRPYLFSNSLPPPVVGCATRAVELLLASNEIAQSMSAKTMRFRNKMTQAGFTISGSAHPICPVMLGDARLASLMADDMLKLGVYVIGFSFPVVPKGKARIRVQISAAHTDEDIDHCVDAFTQTGRKHGVVS, from the exons ATGTCTCTCTGCAAAGTTTCCTGGACTTTGTTGAACCCTCTCCGGGGGGTTCTGCGGCCCTCGGCGTCGGCTGGAAGTCGGACCTACGCGGCTGTAGCAGAAGCCAGGGCGGTGTTAAACGGCGAGCTCGAGTCTATTCGAGCAGCGGGGACTTGGAAAGCCGAGAGGATCATCACGTCCAAGCAGGGGCCGCACATCAACGTGGACGGAAGCCGCGGCA GCATTTTGAACTTCTGTGCCAACAACTACCTCGGACTATCCAGCCACCCGGAGGTGGTGCAAGCAGGGATTGACGCGCTGAAAACGTACGGCGCAGGGTTGAGCTCGGTCAGATTTATCTGCGGCACTCAG GATTTGCACAAAAACCTGGAGCAGAAGTTGGCAGAGTTTCACGAGAGGGAAGACTGCATCCTTTATGCCAGTTGTTTTGACGCCAATGCAGGACTGTTTGAG GTTATCCTGGGACCAGACGATGCAGTGTTGTCGGATGAGCTTAACCACGCCTCCATTATTGATGGTATCCGTCTGTGTCGGGCGAAGAGGCTGCGCTACAAACACATGGACCTCGAGGATTTGGAGAACAAGCTCAAGGAGTCTCAG TCAAGTCGTATGCGGCTGGTGGTGACCGACGGCGTCTTCTCGATGGATGGCGACGTGGCTCCATTAACAGGAATCTGCGATCTGGCTGAGCAGTATGGAGCCATGGTGTTCATCGATGAATGCCACGCCACCGGTTTCCTTGGGCCCCGGGGCAG AGGAACCGATGAGCTGCTGGGAGTGATGGACCGAGTTCATATTGTAAACTCCACTCTGGGAAAAGCACTGGGAGGTGCAGCTG GTGGCTACACAGTGGGGCCAAAGCCCCTCATTGACTTGCTGAGGCAGCGCTCTCGGCCGTACCTCTTCTCCAACTCCCTCCCCCCTCCTGTGGTGGGCTGCGCCACCCGGGCTGTTGAGCTGCTGCTCGCCTCCAACGAGATTGCCCAGAGCATGTCGGCCAAAACCATGAG GTTCCGGAACAAGATGACGCAGGCCGGCTTCACCATCTCGGGCTCCGCTCACCCGATCTGTCCCGTAATGCTGGGTGATGCACGACTCGCTTCTCTAATGGCAGACGATATGTTGAAGCTAG GAGTGTACGTGATTGGATTTTCCTTCCCCGTCGTACCAAAAGGAAAAGCCAGAATCCGTGTTCAGATTTCAGCGGCGCACACGGACGAAGACATCGACCACTGCGTTGACGCTTTTACTCAGACGGGCAGAAAGCACGGAGTCGTTTCCTGA